The DNA sequence cacacatactaataaataTGTATACCTTGGAATTCACTGtaaatcactttggataaagtaatctgccaaatgcataaatgaaaaatataatttaatgtcTATGATTAATAAACTGTTGGCTGAAATATCTCAGGTCCCAAAGGTGTTAGGGGGTCAGAGGGTAGACGTGGCCCGGATGGTCCACCTGGATCTCCGGGGTTCTCAGGAGACCCTGGGCTTGCAGGAATCGGAGGACCAACAGGAAACCAAGGTAAGTCTGTCTAAACttctgtttttattattatatcaaGACAGCATCTTAGTGTAGCTGCTTGTTACAATAATTACTAcccaaaatataataaaatttaattttagtCTTTATGCTTCATGTGATAACATTTGAATCAGCTGGTTCTGTTAATATACTGTAACTAAATCATGTTAGAAATATCTATATACTGCATTTTATATTGTGTAAGTTAACAGTGCACGACTGCAGCTTTCCAGCGTACGTCTTTATGCATCTGTctaattgtcttgtttttaatttgacACATCTACAGGCGCCCGTGGCAAGCCAGGCTTACCAGGTCCCCCTGCTACACCGCAGCGTAGTGTCAGTATTGGTTATACTCTGGTAAAACACAGTCAGTCCAGCTTCGTCCCCATGTGTCCTCAAGGTATGGACAAGTTGTGGGATGGCTACAGTTTGCTTTATGTGGAAGGACAGGAGAAAGCACACAACCAAGATCTGGGTGAGATACCATTACAAGAGTCCTCTAAATAAAAAGCTACAAAGCATAATCATTTTAGGACTGCAATACAGAGACGTAGGTAGGATTTGACTCCAGATATTGCTATAAAAGATCATTTGATTTATGTACACTTCTTTTCATCACAGGATTGGCTGGCTCCTGCCTGCCTTATTTCAGCACCATCCCTTTCCTGTACTGCACAGCCAATGAAATTTGTCATTATGCTAGCCGCAATGACAAATCCTATTGGTTATCCACCACGGCACCCATTCCCATGATGCCTGTAGCAGATCAGCAGATATCCCAGTACATTAGCCGCTGCTCAGTGTGTGAGGCTCCAGCTCAAGCAGTCGCTGTCCATAGTCAAGATCTCACCATACCTACTTGTCCTCAGGGGTGGAGAAGTCTGTGGATCGGTTACTCATTCCTTATggtaaaaaagttttatttaatatcttgtaCATATCAGGAATAGGCCATTCTGGCTGACTAGGTCAACTAGAGTTTAACTGGTCTTTCTTGATATTTCCTTagacatttactactatatatAATAGTCTGACATTGTGTTTGTTATTTAGCACACAGCCGCAGGTGCAGAAGGTGGTGGCCAGTCTTTAATGTCACCCGGTTCTTGTCTGGAGGATTTCCGTGCCACACCCTTCATTGAGTGCAACGGTGCCCGTGGCACATGCCATTACTTCGCCAACAAGTACAGTTTCTGGCTGACCACCGTGGAACTGAACGAACAGTTCACAGAGGGTCCATCCCAAGAAACGCTGAAAGGAGATCAGTATCGCGCACGAGTCAGCCGCTGTCAGGTCTGCATGAAGATCTTGTGATGAACAGCAGAAAAGTGACTTTTCAAGTAAAGGAGGCATTCGAGGACAGTAAACAAAGAAAACTGACTGATATGATAATATGCCCTTAACCCGATATCAATGGTGCTACCGTACGTTCAAATATGTTGTTGCTTTTTTATTGTTGGGCATGTTTACTGCTACCTCGGAGAGTGCTTCCCAAACTCCCAGCGGATGGAACACAATATTCACTATTTTTCAAAAGTATTCatttaaaaaggtctttatttaGCCGGTTGCTTCGGCATTTTAGTTACAACATATGGCTCCAGTAGCCTATAAAGGTGCTActtaaacattaatgttaaccAGACCCTCTTGTTTACTGTTGACCAAATGGACAAACCAGCACTTTGTAATCCATATGAATGAGAGAAATTTGCCTCGTGAGTATCACTTGAAATGTCCGATTTATCTAACCCCAAAAATATGTATCCTATATGAATTGCACTGAAATTAATATCtggaaaatatgtaaaattcttACACAAGACCACATGCAACTGATCTAAGTAAATTCACATAGTCCTTCAGTTGGTTAtaagtggttattttaagacatttgacaggttaggtgtgcgttttactgaaaaataatcaacacccatgcaacatttctcaaccaatcagaataaagcatttaacaggcCGTGCTATTATAAAGAAATGTAATGCATATCAAAACTTCTTTCTGAATGCCAAAATGattctttttatatatatttgtattcaaatagccttttaataaaaaatgtctaattcATTGTGTGCATTGGAGGTGATGTATACAGTAATTTTGAGTTAACCAGTCTCTTAGAGAGATTGTTTGATATTTAACCACTATGGCCACTAAACCTTTCGGTAGCCATGAGTAcactttttttattctgttgcaTTGTTTGTTGTGCCTATGTGGAAGTGGTTAGATTACATTTCATTTACTTCATCCGTCATTTACATTAAGCAAAGAAACACGGCTGATTTGTACATGAATTAATATGAAAAGATTTAacctgtttttttgttattgttattttcttaaataaactttgtacatttgtaattggcTTTCAAGAAATAGACAAATagcatttattgtttttttctgttttgatgtATAATTTCACAGTCTGATAAAATTACTAagcaaacatttttataaataaatttagACCGTTAAAATGAGAGTACGATTATTTACAATATGTCAAATAGTGTTGTAAATGTTTGATCTAAATGTCACAGACTGATGCATCTATGAAACAATAAAAGTGGGACATAACATAAAATCTGatcttttcatgtttaagtgctataattgcctccccagtgcttctatcaacctagaaaatgtgtaacaGAACAACCCagcaacttagttttggttaactattctctgcaagcatgtgaaaaaataggtaggcctaattgaaatttggctccccctctgatgtcagaaggggataataccgccccttaatttgcattatccaaccacggcactgtcatttagagatcagctcatttgcatttaaaaggacacatccaaaatggtaaaacttGGAGCAAAAACTTCATATACATACTCCGAAGACACCAAAGatgtattataatatattacaatagatttatttatatataagatattacttattttctttaacttctttttattaccttatgTCTTGTAGATTTCTATTCCATTTATGTGATGTTTTAATAGAAggccattttgattttgttgcgtttaaaaaaagcaaatccTCTGTCTGTTCACCGCAACACCAGCAGTGCTATTCCAGTACAGTAGAGGGCAGTGTGCGCCTTTCACCATACAGTAACCAACTCGTAAACACACACTACAGAAACTACAGGACTCGAATTAACACATTTCTCATCTGATTGTGCTACACAATACAGGTAAATATGCTTATGCAGCGTGTATGAATGACTGCGCTATTATGATGAATTGTATAAACGCGAAATGTAAACAAAACCGGCTTATACACTGTTGTTTTCACAGCGCATGCGTAGCACACAGCTGTTTGCAGTAATGTCACTAAACATTCCCAAGCAGTCATGATATAACTGTGTATCTGTAATCCGGTTTATCACTTCATAAATATTCATCTTACAGTTGTGATTTGTGTGTCATGGAGGTCTCTGCATTAGTCTGTACAGTAGTGTGCAGGCTGATGCAGACACCTCCACCCAGTACTGCGGCATATGAATGATCTAACATAACCCGCTGTAGTAATAAATACTAACTTAACTTGACCAGTTTATCATCACCATATTATCTCGTGACGATGCATATTTTAACCCAGTTTCCAAAGGCATATGGCTTTTTAGGATCACAAAGATGTTTCACTTTCATAGTCTTTCTTATAGGAAAGATAATAAATGCAGATTGGTCGACTTTAgtatgaatgttaaaatattttacagcattcaaaaatgtcaatgtttcagcagtttatatattttcttatgacttcttttttgattttatgcacttttgagtgctTGCCTCAACAGCTTCATGCGATTAAATGTAACGttattatttgtatgttttcagGTACGCTGGAATATTCGGAGAGCGACTCGGACATGTCATATGTCTTCATCAATGACTCGTCGCAGACCAATGTACCATTACTGCAGGCTTGCATCGATGGGGACTTGAGTTTCGCCAAGCGTCTGCTGGAGACCGGTTGCGACCCCAACATCCGTGATCACCGGGGCCGCACGGGTCTTCATCTGGCCGCGGCGAGGGGTAATGTAGACGTCTGCCGCTTCCTGCACAAGTTTGGCTCCGATCTGCTCGCCACTGACTACCAGGGCAACACTGCGCTGCACCTGTGTGGTCACGTGGACACTATTCAGTTTCTGGTGTCCAATGGTCTGAAAATTGATATTTGGTAAGATCAATGGATCATTGTTGTTTATGAAATTATATTTGGGAAACTGTCAGCCTATTATGACTTTTCTTACAAACATTTAACAATAGTAAAGTCTATTTACCATAATAGACCCattcacagttcacgtcacaggtggttcccactgcgcatgtcggggtcagaaaactcattacagcagattgagtttttttaatgcatgtttTGTAAGGATTACAGCTAAAGCTGCCCACATATAAGATTCTAAGCTATTCACTTGCATTTAAACAGTAACCACAATGGATCGACCCCACTGGTTCTGGCTAAGAGGAGAGGGGTAAATAAAGATGCCATACGGCTCCTGGAAGGGTTGGAGGAACAGGAGGTGAAGGGCTTTAACAGAGGAGCCCACTCCAAACTAGAGGCCATGCAAATGGCTGAGAGCGAGAGGTCAGATGACCCCCATACATAAATCAGTTGCTATCTGGTAGATTACTCTTAAGTGATCTGAAACATTTGGATGCATTGCACTGATCTTAATTGTTATCTCTTTTTTTAACACTAATAGTGCGATGGAGAGCCATTCATTGCTGAATCCAAACCTGCAGAACAGCGAGGGTGTGCTGTCCAGCTTTCGCTCCACCTGGCAGGAGTTTGTGGAGGACCTGGGTTTCTGGAGGGTCCTGCTTCTGCTGGTGGTCATCGCTCTTCTCTCTCTGGGCATTGCTTACTATGTCAGCGGGGTACTGCCCTTTTCTGCTGGCCAGCTTGAGTTGGTCCATTGAGGGCCTGCTATAGGGGCGCAGACCCTGTACTGATGGTGTCTTATACAGTACTACAAGATTAGGTCTAATCTGGAGATTAGAAATGATCTTGTCAAGTATTTATGGCAACAAAAATGTTATGGACGTTTCTCAGATGTTCACCAAATGATGTGAACGTGTTAATTTCTCACACATCTTTCCTTGTTCACTAAACATGTATAAGTGGCATTAGATGACTGTTACACTTTACAAATAATAGAGcatcatgatgttttgtttgcATATTAAGTTAATTTAATGGAATTATGTACATAAATAGGCCAGATACTACATATATATGCTTGCAATGTACTGCTGGTAACAAACTAATGAACTTTATTTACCTacattgtatatttatatataagtTTATTGTACGATTTTGTTTTATCCTGTATATGTAAGTTCTTTttgtttgtataaataaatgtcaTTCTTTCCACAAATAAATGTCATGATTTTCCACATGATTAAATGTCAATgttgatatatttatttaggacgaaaagatctaaaatattgtGTGCTAAATTAATATGTGACTTTCACGAGAAGTTcattttcaaatgttttaatttttgttaaaatactAAATGTTTAAAAGGCCTGACAAccatttcttatttattttgtaatatttcaaGAATCAGCTTGATGGGTAAATCATTGATTAatgcttttgtttttttattggcaCCACTGCATCTCAGTGTGTTTCTGAAATGGTTAGGTACTTTCCAGGCAAAACACATGGGGAAGCAGAGGGTGGAGCCAttcaaaatgaaactaaaaGCGAACTTGTTTAAAGTTACCCTACGGTTGCTCTTCTGTGTGCTAGCATGCATATTAACTTTTCACTAATTTGACAGAGAAAGTGAGCAGGTATGAACAGCTAGATTTACGTTTGGCAGAgacttttatttaaagcagCTGCTGTACAGTGCATCCAAAGTGTACATTTATCAGTGTGATTGTTTTCTGGGACGGCTGATGTGACAGAAGGAACAGGTGAGATAAATGTTGATTATCTGCTACATCATTATGTGTTATTATGTTAGTACATAATATTAAACCTGTCTCTCTGATTTTCCAATTATTGTCAACATGATTTATGTTTAGGCCTATTTCAGGCCTACAGTGAGTAGTTCCTTATAAGGTTTCCACTTCTCTCTTCACCGAGTTAACCAGGTAAGGAAATCCCCTACACAATCGAAatggtttcatttttttctttatgagtattaacatttttatttatgccCATTGTTCCATTTCATATAACCGATTTACAGTATAGGTCCTAATGTAGTATAAAATCTTTAACATTCCGTTAAAACTTTCCTGTTCTTTAGGCTGGATATTTGTTTATTGCTGAATAATAAAAGAGTGCATTTATATTTGTGACGCTgactgtgaaaacccagctttaagttttgtgatttactgttttcaacataaaatcagaacattttatgaaacttgacatctttaaaattaaCTGAGTAAGGCCAAGTCAAAAATTAATATCAATGTGAAATGATGCTACTAATCTCAAAATTAATCTCTCTCTATAtgcagcggggaaaataagtgaagagtttcgttgcaaaacgagataaatccatttttttttaatttttgtcaaaacaggtttattattatgttatcatgttattattttgtttaatggtgctacttagctgtgttttttaagttatgaaggtttaaatcaaaacaaaccaactgcagttgatttaaattaattggaatgcacaacctaaaaacaagatttctgaacaattaaaaaaacggatttatcttgttttgcaacgaaactcttcaagtatttacgcatcagcatttttatcagtgaggagatttctaagtgggctatttccaccagatgtagccatcaagccaaatattgaattcatacaaagaaatcagaacatttaagtatacaagttgagtcataataaataaagtgaaattacacagggaataagtattgaacacatgaagaaaacaaggtgcaaaatggcatagaaagccaggagatcacctgaaatctgtcagtattgagaaaGAAACCCTGCGCCCTGTCAGTACTAATTCATATCAGCTGCTTttgtcctaattgatggcctatgaaggtttctcattacccaggaggcacacaggaaagacttcatgatgggtaaaagcaaagaactctgTCAAGATCTTCATAATCTTatcgttgaaaagcattttgatgggaattgttataggcgcatttccagaatgctgaatgttcctgtgagcactgtgggggccattatccaGAAATGGAAAGAGaatcacttcaccataaaccggccACGATCAGGTGCTCCACGTAAGATCCCTCTCagaggagtccaaagaataatcaagagagttctccaagagccaagaaccacaAAGGCAGGTACCTTGCATCAGCgggtactgttgtttcaaagaaaactataagcaatgcactgaacccccatggcatccatgcacgctcaccacgcaagactccattgctgaacaaaaagcatgttgaggctcggTTTGGGAAGTTTGGGAAAgggcatttggagaagcctgtggattattgggagaatacagtatggtcagatgaaagcaaaattaaactttttggcagtcattctacacaccatgtttggagaaaAAATGccactgcccaccaccccaagaacaccataccaacagttaagtttgggggtggaagcattgtggtttggggctgcttttcagcaaggggtactggcagacttcatattattgaaggcaggatgaatggagaaatgtacctgaacattctggataaaaatctgctggCATCTACCAAAatgctgaaaatgaaaagagggtggacatttcagcaagacaatgatcccacaacacaaggccaaggaaaTACTGAAGTGGTcagtcaatcacctgacctaaatcccatagaaaatctatggagagaactgaagatcaaagttgataaaagaggcccaaggaaccttcaagattaAAAGTCCATTTGTGTGGAATAATaggccagaatcactcctgagcattgcagacgactggtctctccatacaagaggcgtctagaagctgtaatcaccaacaaaggcttttctacaaagtattaaataaagtgtgttcagtGCTTGaaccctgtgtcatttcactttgtTTGTTGTGGCTCGGCTTGTGTACTTGGGTGTTCTGGTTTCTTTGTGTGAGTTCAGTGTTTGGCTTGATGGccacatctggtggaaattttgtgtcaatagcccacttggAAAttcccttactgataaaaatgctgatgtgtcaaattgGGTTGAATCCGCACCAGATCTGCACCGGAACCGCTGACTTTGGTGTGGATTCGGCTCAGAGTCATCTGTTGTCTGGAAGTGTAGTTtaatgaaaaagaaaattaatttaaatagtATTAGACTGCAACATACTGTATCAAAACTGAATAAAGTGAAGGATGTCTGAATACTTTCTCAATGTACGGTATATGTGCCCATGTTTCTCATGTTCcctttttagtaaattattAGTCCTTGTTAACGTTATTTGTTTCTGTTCAGTTTATTGTCGGTTATCATATGTCTTCTTGAATTGGAGTGTGCCTATGATACTTATCTTATAACATCTCTTATAGCTTAtagtttctgttttgttttgattttttacagtatttgaATTTAATCTCGGATTACTTTTACGTTTCAATGATAGGTTTATTCCTGTACATtaatataataatgtttttttctcccAGAGATATGGCTTCCTCCAGCAGTGCTTTGTCTGAAGAGCAGATTCAATGCTCCATCTGTCTAGATGTGTTCACCGACCCAGTATCCACTCCATGTGGACACAACTTCTGCAGGGATTGCCTTAAGAAATTCTGGGACTGCTCTCAACATTACACTTGTCCAATGTGCAAAGAGACTTTTAAAAAGCGACCCGAGCTCAGAATCAACACAACCTTAAAAGAGATTGTGGGTCACTTACAGAAGCGGTATGTTGAGGAAGAGTACACCGTGTACTGTGACGTCTGTACTGGGAAGCACAGAAGAGCACTCAAGTCCTGTCTGAACTGTGAAACGTCATTTTGCGAGACTCATCTTGAGCCCCACAAAATCGCACCAAAAATGAGGGAGCACACACTCATCGACCCTGTGGAGAACTTTGAGGATTACGTATGTGAGattcataagaaacctttggATGTGTTCTGCAGAGATGATCAGAAGTGCGTGTGTCATTTCTGCGCACAGGGAGATCACAAGAGTCATGAAGTTGTTCCTCTGGAAGAGGAAAGTGAAGGGAAAAGGGTAAGAGTTATGTAAACATTATACGATGACTTTCGCACAAATATCCCAGCAAGCAACATCTGTCATTTCACCGCATAGGTCAGTGTTCACCAACCCTGCTTTAGCACACAAAATTCCCACTATGCACCGCAAAAACCAGGGTCCCTATAAAGAGTATGGTTAAAaactcatttttatttttcaaaaatcaaattttttgattgtgcattccaattaatatcaatcaaactgcagttggtttgttttgatttaagccttcataaataaaaataaaataaataataacatgataacatactaataaacatgttttgacaaaaaaaataaaaatcggAGTTATCTTCCCTTATTGgaaatcatgtgaccttttctgaagatTTCCAACCAAAAATCGCGCgagccaactcaataaacttcatgaaatatgacagaacttttataaagacaaaagtttgttttagttttaaagagcacctatttcattgctaaaaacaacgttatttggtagaatacaatgtgtttgtgcggtttatggttaaaaaacacaatgtTTATCACATACCgtatatttttgtagctccagatttcactttcttcctgaaacgcaaggatttgaaaagctctgtgtccctgattggccagctaatctgtatcttgtgattggtctgaatacctctgacgtagaccggaaatgtgacgctccttaccatgtttgaaagattcgcttacAATGCTATGCTAAcaagagttaacttacaggctgtgtgagtccaaagcgggaggaattatgataatgtcgggtttgtctacatcatcaatcccagattgttgcctacaattcgtgtgtttgttgtagtccaagaaaagagatttatgttggagacgataactcgcgtcattgttcactttggggtttgtaccttttgcatattgttaacatgtactaatacacacttacacaacaaaggaaatgaaaaatcgtgaatcggacaatagtgctttttaatataaacacacattgttaAAGAGGAAGGAGCCACAATCTACTtactatttaaatgtaatatccCTGGTTGGGGAGcgtcagaaaaggtcacgtgatttccagtAGGGGGACCATAGGGACCATCAATGCTTACTGGTTTtggtgttgcattgtgggaatgtTTAGGGAACGAatgttccagtgcactggaaggATTTTGTGATCGAGACATGATGCATGATctatgaaagccaatgttgatatttgaaatcacctaaacaaatacGCCCTtaccccaataaaatctggaccttcttttggtagacccgccccacacataaaCAACCTAGGCAACGAtatcagttagtagacacgcaccttactgctgattggctacaagtgtgttttggtactcggcctgattcccttttccaaagtgtttttcacaaatcatgcaccctgcctttaaaatggccgtctccctgatcagtgcccagAATACTAAACAAGGGAGCTTATTGAGACACAGCTTTAGAGATTTCGGATGCAGCCTAGATCTCTAGAAACATGGTTGGTGACCACTGGTCTAGATTAACCATAGAGTTTCTAGCTAAATTTAACTTTAATTAGTTACAGTatgtgtcatttttgacaaaatgaCTTGCGAGGTGTATGATATTCCATCGTAAAAGCAAAGTCAtcagtgattacaaggtgtttggtttcattttttattttattacattaataTTTTTGGGCGATGGTCTAtaaaattttcactgacagcccaactTTTGCCTTGTTTATGCGTTGATTATTGATCATATAAATATGTTATTGAATCTTGTTTGGTATTTTCTATGTATGAAGGCTGAGATCAGGAAAACTCAAGCAAATATACATCGAATGATTAATGACACACTGAAGAAAACTGAAGAGCTCAATTTTTTGAGGGAGCACAAGAATGTAAGTCCTCAATGTAATACTCAACCTTCATTACTGCTATCATATTCTGGAGCATATATTCCACTTCACAcaacatttttttgtaactaGTCCCAAGGGCACTTTTGGTTATTAAGTAATTTTCTGCATTACAATAAAACGTGCATGGAGATATAGTTTTTTGCTGTGCCATTTAGAGAAAAACAGAGAAAGAGAAGGCAGAAATTGCTGAGCTCTTCACTTCATTGGAGCGCTCGATTGGGAGAAGCAAGAAGGAGTTTCTTGAAGTGATGGAGGAGGACAGGAGAACAGCAGAAGGGCAGGCTAAAGCTCTAACTGAAGAGCTGGAGAAGGAAATAAAAGAATTAAAGTCAAGGGATGCAGAGCTGGAGCAGATCTTACATGCTGATGATCATCACCACATACTACAGGTTTGTGTTTGTGCTGTTAGACAAGTGACAATCCAACACTGTAACAAAATGGTTTAGTGTACAAACGTAgagttaaacataaacattcaaATGTAAACCTTCATGGACCCAACAATATGAAGAACGGGAAGACTCATAATTTGGTATGATGATGACCACTACCAGAGCACTTGAAACAAGAACTGGGCTAAATATTGGAATGGTTAATCAAATCACCAAGTAACATGAATCTGTAGAGTTTGATTTTATTAAAGACTTTGACATGAGGGTCATTCCACGGAAATTTCAATTTTTCTGTCCCTAgcctttacagaaatattacacttgaaaaacacttaagggttacaattttttatattttaaaatgaaacaatatgttATTTGAACAATCACACCTTCTTGAGCCATCAATGtagcaattttttatttttaattagaaTTCCAAGCACCACAGAAGTGCTCGTCCCCACAGTATTGTACAGAtggaaatgctttattttgagatcaaaaacagtgttttcttccatttaaaatacaataatgtgtccataactattaaatatatgatgtaaattacattaaaaaacaaaatgctaaataaatattatagaatatataatgaaagtagtggtcccctggagttgtgtcactggtgttaacaaaaaagctcttatttttaaataaaaatcacaatgaCGACATCACTTGACTTCCTTCATTCAATTTCCTGGAGATCTATGAAGAGAAGTCCATAGTAAGTCCACTGTCTCTTTTCAGTTATCAGAAATCTTCTAATTTATCTCATGATTTCACATGAAGCTTTTAGTTTATGTCACtggtatgacatcctttattgTTTGGGAATTGCAAAAAAACTAGAATACAAATGGATTAAACTACTTAATTTAGTGAGTATATAATGATTGACAACACGTGGTTTGATACTCTGCAGcagtcattttataaaatgcagttttcatgaaaattgtcactggtgttactgtcactggtgttacctttCTTATGGGTAACACCAGTAAAgatcagtaacaccagtgactggtgatttgttgtgtcactggtgttcCTGTGTTTTTTTCCTTTCACATTAAGTAAAATCTTTCACATGTGACGTGTGTTAATTCTGCTACACTTAAGAATTaagctttaaagctgaaaatttttaaaaaaataatatttcataaacacctttaatattgctaaagaagtaaggtaacaccagtgacaaaaaaTGGTGTGTGCAGTCTTTAAGTACattcacataaaaaataaagctgtcatttatgtgtactaAAGTCAAAGAGAAATCTAATAATGTGGTCtaagtttaaatgttagaaaaaGAAATCAATTTTAAGACATCTTGCCATACCAAAAGTGAACGTTTTTGTAGAATGTCCCACGAACAAAACTCTCTCTACGAAGCTGATTTTAAGTGTTCTTTATTCTCTTCTAATGCATTACAGGCCCCGTGTAGACCTCCACAGCACAAAACCCGGCCTGTTTTGACCTGTAACACACACCTAAGTACAGAGACCTTGAAAAAAACACTGTCTCAGTTTCAGGAATCATTCCATAAAGAAATGGAAGAGCTTCCAATGATAA is a window from the Misgurnus anguillicaudatus chromosome 21, ASM2758022v2, whole genome shotgun sequence genome containing:
- the ankrd46b gene encoding ankyrin repeat domain-containing protein 46 — protein: MSYVFINDSSQTNVPLLQACIDGDLSFAKRLLETGCDPNIRDHRGRTGLHLAAARGNVDVCRFLHKFGSDLLATDYQGNTALHLCGHVDTIQFLVSNGLKIDICNHNGSTPLVLAKRRGVNKDAIRLLEGLEEQEVKGFNRGAHSKLEAMQMAESESAMESHSLLNPNLQNSEGVLSSFRSTWQEFVEDLGFWRVLLLLVVIALLSLGIAYYVSGVLPFSAGQLELVH
- the LOC129448568 gene encoding E3 ubiquitin-protein ligase TRIM39, which gives rise to MASSSSALSEEQIQCSICLDVFTDPVSTPCGHNFCRDCLKKFWDCSQHYTCPMCKETFKKRPELRINTTLKEIVGHLQKRYVEEEYTVYCDVCTGKHRRALKSCLNCETSFCETHLEPHKIAPKMREHTLIDPVENFEDYVCEIHKKPLDVFCRDDQKCVCHFCAQGDHKSHEVVPLEEESEGKRAEIRKTQANIHRMINDTLKKTEELNFLREHKNRKTEKEKAEIAELFTSLERSIGRSKKEFLEVMEEDRRTAEGQAKALTEELEKEIKELKSRDAELEQILHADDHHHILQAPCRPPQHKTRPVLTCNTHLSTETLKKTLSQFQESFHKEMEELPMIKLQRIRKYAVDVRLNPMTAHPNIILSGDRKQVWCGGEERNVPDNEERFNLRVSVLGEEGFFTGKFYFEVQVMGKTDWDIGVAKESVKRKGLITLDPNNGYWILWHRNGNEYCVSDNLPVLALKAKPQKVGVFVDYEGGVVSFYDVDARSHIYSFTDQTFTEKLYPYACPCLHLLGKNAAPLIFTLVKRYE